In Xanthomonas sacchari, a genomic segment contains:
- a CDS encoding HD domain-containing protein: MNAAPLLLPDAQWAQLRAAYAEPPRAYHHFGHVEAVLAHYAEVAADTGWRQPREVYLAVLYHDAVYRAGRGDNEAQSARLAEAAIAQWLPEAGVDAARVAALIELTARHGQLTAASVDAEAALFLDCDMAILGAAPEAFAAYDRAIAEEYRAVVPGWLYRRKRRAFLRTVLAQPRIFLSERFHARYDAAARANLRQAIC, encoded by the coding sequence ATGAACGCGGCGCCGCTGCTTTTGCCCGATGCGCAATGGGCGCAACTGCGCGCGGCCTACGCCGAGCCGCCGCGCGCCTATCACCATTTCGGCCACGTCGAGGCGGTGCTGGCGCACTACGCCGAGGTCGCCGCCGACACCGGCTGGCGGCAACCGCGCGAGGTCTACCTGGCCGTGCTCTATCACGATGCGGTGTACCGCGCCGGCCGCGGCGACAACGAAGCGCAGTCGGCGCGCCTGGCCGAGGCGGCGATCGCGCAGTGGCTGCCGGAGGCTGGCGTCGATGCGGCGCGGGTGGCCGCGCTGATCGAACTCACCGCACGCCACGGGCAATTGACTGCCGCGTCGGTGGATGCGGAGGCGGCGCTGTTCCTGGATTGCGACATGGCGATCCTCGGCGCCGCGCCGGAGGCCTTCGCCGCCTACGACCGCGCCATCGCCGAGGAGTACCGCGCGGTGGTGCCGGGCTGGCTGTACCGGCGCAAGCGCCGCGCCTTCCTGCGCACCGTGCTGGCGCAGCCGCGGATCTTCCTCAGTGAGCGGTTCCATGCGCGCTACGACGCGGCCGCGCGCGCCAACCTGCGCCAGGCCATCTGCTGA
- the thpR gene encoding RNA 2',3'-cyclic phosphodiesterase, with the protein MRPRPLPDPIAALAAPAMCPDAAPDGAQFSLGFDAPAARESLFFALLPDAQTAQAVHRLGRQLCEAHGLHGRALPPERLHVTLHYLGEYAGIPPRLLRQACAAGQTLAAAPFTLAFDQAATFDSRARSRPLILRGDAEPAPLQALRQALQQQLARHGVAARADGAYLPHMTLAYVDRALAPQRVPALRWQAASLSLIRSVQGQGRYLHEARWPLHADAARSDA; encoded by the coding sequence ATGCGCCCTCGACCGCTGCCCGACCCGATCGCGGCGCTTGCCGCTCCCGCCATGTGTCCCGATGCCGCGCCAGACGGCGCCCAGTTCTCGCTCGGCTTCGACGCGCCCGCCGCGCGCGAAAGCCTGTTCTTCGCCCTGTTGCCCGATGCGCAGACCGCGCAGGCGGTGCATCGCCTCGGTCGGCAGCTGTGCGAGGCGCATGGCCTGCACGGCCGCGCGCTGCCGCCGGAGCGGCTGCATGTGACCCTGCACTATCTCGGCGAGTACGCCGGGATCCCGCCGCGACTGCTGCGACAGGCCTGCGCGGCCGGACAGACGCTGGCGGCCGCCCCGTTCACATTGGCGTTCGACCAGGCGGCGACCTTCGACAGCCGCGCGCGCAGTCGCCCGCTGATCTTGCGCGGCGATGCCGAACCGGCGCCGTTGCAGGCCTTGCGCCAGGCGCTGCAGCAGCAACTGGCCCGGCACGGCGTGGCCGCACGCGCCGACGGCGCCTACCTGCCGCACATGACCCTGGCCTACGTCGATCGGGCGCTGGCGCCGCAGCGCGTGCCTGCGCTGCGCTGGCAGGCAGCGTCGCTGAGCCTGATCCGCAGCGTGCAGGGGCAGGGCCGTTACCTGCATGAGGCGCGCTGGCCGTTGCATGCCGATGCTGCGCGGAGCGACGCATGA
- a CDS encoding RidA family protein codes for MIQRFDTGPRMSEMTVYNGVAYLAGQIADDTSADIAGQTREVLAAIDRLLALAATDKSRILRAEIYMTDLAEFAEMNKVWEEWVSPGNTPARATVQAKLADPAWKIEIVITAAA; via the coding sequence ATGATCCAGCGTTTCGATACCGGCCCGCGGATGTCGGAAATGACCGTGTACAACGGCGTGGCCTACCTGGCCGGCCAGATCGCCGACGACACCAGCGCCGACATCGCCGGCCAGACCCGCGAGGTGCTGGCGGCGATCGACCGGCTGCTGGCGCTGGCCGCCACCGACAAGAGCCGGATCCTGCGCGCGGAGATCTACATGACCGACCTGGCCGAGTTCGCCGAGATGAACAAGGTCTGGGAAGAATGGGTCAGCCCGGGCAACACCCCGGCCCGCGCCACCGTGCAGGCCAAGCTGGCCGATCCGGCCTGGAAGATCGAGATCGTCATTACCGCGGCCGCGTAA
- a CDS encoding DUF998 domain-containing protein, whose amino-acid sequence MPAPSVSRWPRAAGAVALALALLFLGVAVALQFARADLHWQQATLSQYLHGRGGLLLRTVYVLLAAGVAALGAGLYAQAPPSARSGAPTLLFMGAALGLCGVAIGDSYLPQRAPLLAPLVHGVSAQTAFLCATTAMLLQSAWLRRQQAWQRRAGAPLMLAVLAFAALWVHVLWRAPPRGLTQKLAIALILAWLLPVAYRLWRPAPAAAAQSRDNGTGFPLQDSAS is encoded by the coding sequence ATGCCCGCCCCGTCCGTGTCGCGCTGGCCTCGCGCGGCCGGCGCCGTGGCGCTGGCGCTGGCCCTGCTGTTCCTCGGCGTGGCCGTGGCGCTGCAGTTTGCGCGTGCCGACCTGCACTGGCAGCAGGCCACGTTGAGCCAGTACCTGCACGGCCGCGGTGGCCTGTTGCTGCGCACCGTGTATGTCCTGCTGGCCGCCGGCGTGGCCGCGCTGGGGGCGGGCCTGTACGCGCAGGCGCCGCCGTCCGCGCGCAGCGGCGCGCCGACGCTGTTGTTCATGGGCGCCGCGCTCGGCCTGTGCGGGGTGGCGATCGGCGACAGCTATCTGCCGCAGCGCGCGCCGCTGCTGGCGCCGCTGGTGCACGGGGTGTCCGCGCAGACCGCGTTCCTGTGCGCGACCACGGCGATGCTGCTGCAGAGCGCCTGGTTGCGCCGGCAGCAGGCGTGGCAGCGCCGCGCTGGAGCACCGCTGATGCTGGCGGTGCTGGCGTTCGCGGCGCTGTGGGTGCATGTACTGTGGCGCGCGCCGCCGCGCGGGCTGACCCAGAAACTGGCGATCGCGCTGATCCTGGCCTGGCTGTTGCCGGTGGCGTATCGGCTGTGGCGGCCGGCGCCTGCAGCCGCTGCGCAATCGCGCGACAATGGCACCGGTTTCCCACTACAGGACAGCGCATCATGA
- the mprF gene encoding bifunctional lysylphosphatidylglycerol flippase/synthetase MprF — translation MTDAAPSTPASVPGWRRALPVLASLAILALALHALATEFSTHGYSAIRHAFNQLSLSQIVLTLLLGLSSYACLIGFDAIGLRRSGRKLHPMRISITAFLAHAVGQTLGFAALTGGAVRLRGYGRVGLSLAEIGQVVLMSTLGFVFGAWLLLALALTLEPAAAALALPVGASAVRAIGIALLVGFATMLLLAGRDGRTLRWRSHELWLPDRRTTLGVTALSVVELGLASAAFYVLLPNESGIEYIGFVGLYLVAVVAGLVSTVPAGLGVFEWSLLKLLPGVAPAAVLAAALIYRITYYVVPLLLSVLMASLSGLRRPLVASAGGVRVAWRTLRPWLPQIIALAVFAVGAALVIDGTLPTPKRRQDMAPLSIMETSHLLASLGGVVLLLIGQGLQRRSHAAWVMAIGICVLLPLPAWLRGGHVSVALSSLVVAVGLWGARREFYREGALLDEAWSWPWLRNLGLVLIATIWLLFFVYSHVEYQNELWWEFATSANAPRALRAVLLVSVAVVVFGLARLLHSTRSPLAPADGVQLDALAPVLAEATDTQACLVLTGDKALLQAEEGPGFVMMQRYGGSLVAMGDPVGAPEVARALIWRFREEADRMGLRPVFYQVGEQHWQTYLDLGLTLVKLGEEAMVSLEGFHLEGRDRADLRQAWNRGKRSGLSFRIVEADAVDALMPVLAEVSQQWLEDKAGAEKGFSLGSFDPAYLRRFPIALVEFEGKVVAFANLWQAPAGHELSVDLMRHIADAPKGTMDFLFIELFLWGRDQGYKRFSLGMAPLSGLAQHRLAGRWNRFGNLIVRHGERFYGFTGLRRFKSKFAPTWRTRYLAAPGGMHLPAALLDVTRLISLDPRKPE, via the coding sequence ATGACCGACGCCGCGCCCTCCACTCCCGCGTCCGTCCCCGGCTGGCGCCGTGCGCTGCCGGTGCTGGCCAGCCTGGCGATCCTGGCCCTGGCGCTGCATGCGCTGGCCACGGAGTTCAGCACCCACGGCTACAGCGCGATCCGTCACGCCTTCAACCAGCTGAGCCTCAGCCAGATCGTGCTGACCCTGTTGCTGGGGCTGAGCAGCTACGCCTGCCTGATCGGCTTCGACGCCATCGGCCTGCGCCGCAGCGGGCGCAAGCTGCACCCGATGCGGATCAGCATCACCGCGTTCCTGGCGCATGCGGTCGGACAGACCCTGGGCTTCGCCGCGCTGACCGGCGGCGCGGTGCGCCTGCGCGGCTACGGCCGGGTCGGCCTGAGCCTGGCCGAGATCGGCCAGGTGGTGTTGATGAGCACGCTCGGCTTCGTGTTCGGCGCCTGGCTGCTGCTGGCGCTGGCCCTGACCCTGGAGCCGGCGGCGGCGGCGCTGGCGCTGCCGGTCGGCGCCAGCGCGGTGCGCGCCATCGGCATCGCGCTGCTGGTGGGCTTCGCCACGATGCTGCTGCTCGCCGGCCGCGACGGCCGCACCCTGCGCTGGCGCAGCCATGAGCTGTGGCTGCCGGACCGGCGCACCACCCTCGGCGTGACCGCGCTGAGCGTGGTCGAGCTGGGCCTGGCCAGCGCCGCGTTCTACGTGTTGCTGCCCAACGAATCGGGAATCGAGTACATCGGCTTCGTCGGCCTGTATCTGGTCGCGGTGGTGGCCGGCCTGGTCTCGACCGTGCCGGCCGGCCTGGGCGTGTTCGAATGGAGCCTGCTCAAGCTGCTGCCCGGGGTGGCGCCGGCGGCGGTGCTGGCGGCGGCGCTGATCTACCGCATCACCTACTACGTGGTGCCGCTGCTGCTGTCGGTGCTGATGGCGTCGCTGTCCGGCCTGCGCCGGCCATTGGTCGCCAGTGCCGGCGGCGTGCGCGTGGCCTGGCGCACGCTGCGCCCGTGGCTGCCGCAGATCATCGCCCTGGCGGTGTTCGCGGTCGGCGCGGCGCTGGTCATCGACGGCACCCTGCCCACGCCCAAGCGCCGCCAGGACATGGCGCCGCTGTCGATCATGGAGACCTCGCACCTGCTGGCCAGCCTGGGCGGCGTGGTGCTGCTGCTGATCGGCCAGGGCCTGCAGCGGCGCAGCCATGCAGCCTGGGTGATGGCGATCGGCATCTGCGTGCTGCTGCCGCTGCCGGCCTGGCTGCGCGGCGGCCACGTCTCGGTGGCGCTGTCCTCGCTGGTGGTGGCGGTGGGCCTGTGGGGCGCGCGCCGCGAGTTCTACCGCGAGGGCGCGCTGCTCGACGAGGCCTGGTCGTGGCCGTGGCTGCGCAACCTCGGCCTGGTGCTGATCGCCACGATCTGGCTGCTGTTCTTCGTCTACAGCCACGTGGAATACCAGAACGAGCTGTGGTGGGAGTTCGCCACCTCGGCCAATGCGCCGCGCGCGCTGCGCGCGGTGCTGCTGGTCAGCGTGGCGGTGGTGGTGTTCGGGCTGGCGCGGCTGCTGCACAGCACCCGCTCGCCGCTGGCGCCGGCCGATGGCGTGCAACTGGACGCGCTGGCGCCGGTGCTGGCCGAGGCCACCGACACCCAGGCCTGCCTGGTGCTGACCGGCGACAAGGCCCTGCTGCAGGCCGAGGAGGGCCCCGGCTTCGTGATGATGCAGCGCTACGGCGGCTCGCTGGTGGCGATGGGCGACCCGGTCGGCGCGCCGGAGGTGGCCCGCGCGCTGATCTGGCGCTTCCGCGAGGAAGCCGACCGCATGGGCCTGCGCCCGGTGTTCTACCAGGTCGGCGAGCAGCACTGGCAGACCTACCTGGACCTGGGCCTGACCCTGGTCAAGCTCGGCGAGGAAGCGATGGTGTCGCTGGAGGGCTTCCATCTGGAGGGCCGCGACCGCGCCGACCTGCGCCAGGCCTGGAACCGCGGCAAGCGCAGCGGGCTGAGTTTCCGCATCGTCGAAGCCGACGCGGTGGACGCGCTGATGCCGGTGCTGGCCGAGGTCTCGCAGCAATGGCTGGAGGACAAGGCCGGCGCCGAAAAGGGCTTCTCGCTGGGCAGCTTCGACCCGGCCTACCTGCGCCGCTTCCCGATCGCGCTGGTGGAGTTCGAGGGCAAGGTCGTGGCTTTCGCCAACCTGTGGCAGGCCCCGGCCGGCCACGAGCTGTCGGTGGACCTGATGCGGCACATCGCCGACGCCCCGAAGGGCACCATGGATTTCCTGTTCATCGAGCTGTTCCTGTGGGGCCGCGACCAGGGCTACAAGCGCTTCTCGCTGGGCATGGCGCCGCTGTCGGGCCTGGCCCAGCACCGCCTGGCCGGGCGCTGGAACCGTTTCGGCAACCTGATCGTGCGCCACGGCGAACGCTTCTACGGCTTCACCGGCCTGCGCCGCTTCAAGTCCAAGTTCGCCCCCACCTGGCGCACCCGCTACCTCGCCGCCCCCGGCGGCATGCACCTGCCGGCGGCCCTGCTGGATGTGACCCGGCTGATCTCGCTGGATCCGCGCAAGCCGGAGTGA
- a CDS encoding tetratricopeptide repeat protein encodes MFAWTAFALLAAAAVAAPPMPPSRPAQALQATPPTAVPTTASTPIPTPEQIMQLPPALHALLRQRIDPRADAEQRLQQLVALAFDTNGLNLRYDPKATHSVAESYASGRVNCLSFTLLFVAMARDVGLPAQVQEVRRVLSWYEDGNALYNVGHVNVGVRVDSGRGSIDLDRSVLMDRRGPHPISDRRALAHYYNNRGAELMVDGDLDGARAHLAMAMQMDPRFAGAWNNQGVLAVRDGDSAAAARHYAKALEIDPEHLPALSNALALARRLGDGAREAALQTQMGRVRQRDPFQQYLLGTEAEQRQDYAAAIAYYRHALHLYDGAHLLYFALARAYLHSGDTRRATAALREAMAHADPATQPRYQGKLDALRRLSSTARPPR; translated from the coding sequence ATGTTCGCCTGGACCGCGTTCGCCCTGCTCGCCGCCGCCGCGGTCGCCGCGCCGCCGATGCCGCCATCGCGCCCTGCGCAGGCGCTGCAGGCGACGCCACCAACCGCCGTGCCGACCACCGCGTCGACGCCGATTCCGACGCCGGAACAGATCATGCAGCTGCCGCCGGCGCTGCACGCGCTGCTGCGGCAGCGCATCGACCCGCGCGCCGACGCCGAGCAGCGCCTGCAGCAACTGGTGGCGCTGGCCTTCGACACCAACGGCCTGAACCTGCGGTACGACCCCAAGGCGACCCACAGCGTCGCCGAGAGCTACGCCAGCGGCCGCGTCAACTGCCTGTCCTTCACCCTGCTGTTCGTGGCGATGGCGCGCGACGTCGGGCTGCCGGCGCAGGTCCAGGAAGTACGCCGCGTGCTGAGCTGGTACGAGGACGGCAACGCGCTGTACAACGTCGGCCACGTCAACGTCGGCGTGCGCGTGGACAGCGGCCGCGGCAGCATCGACCTGGACCGTAGCGTGCTGATGGACCGGCGTGGGCCGCACCCCATTTCCGACCGCCGCGCCCTCGCCCACTACTACAACAACCGCGGCGCCGAACTGATGGTCGACGGCGACCTGGACGGCGCGCGCGCGCATCTGGCGATGGCCATGCAGATGGATCCGCGCTTCGCCGGTGCATGGAACAACCAGGGCGTGCTGGCGGTACGCGATGGCGACAGCGCCGCGGCCGCACGCCACTACGCCAAGGCGCTGGAGATCGATCCGGAGCACCTGCCGGCGCTATCCAATGCCCTCGCCCTGGCCCGGCGCCTGGGCGACGGCGCGCGCGAGGCCGCGCTGCAGACGCAGATGGGACGCGTGCGCCAGCGCGATCCGTTCCAGCAATACCTGCTCGGCACCGAAGCGGAGCAACGCCAGGACTACGCCGCGGCGATCGCCTACTACCGGCATGCGCTGCACCTGTACGACGGCGCCCACCTGCTGTACTTCGCCCTGGCCCGCGCCTACCTGCACAGCGGCGATACCCGCCGCGCCACCGCGGCATTGCGCGAGGCCATGGCGCACGCCGACCCGGCCACGCAACCGCGCTACCAGGGCAAGCTGGACGCGCTGCGGCGGCTGTCCTCGACCGCGCGGCCGCCGCGTTAG
- a CDS encoding oxidoreductase-like domain-containing protein has translation MSDPAADADPRPQAPLPPAPSDCCDSGCPLCVYDLYHEELERYRQALAAWRLRHPGADADG, from the coding sequence ATGTCCGACCCTGCCGCCGACGCCGATCCCCGCCCGCAGGCACCGCTGCCGCCGGCCCCCAGCGACTGCTGCGACAGCGGCTGCCCGTTGTGCGTCTATGACCTCTACCACGAGGAACTGGAGCGCTACCGGCAGGCGCTGGCGGCCTGGCGGCTGCGCCATCCCGGCGCCGACGCGGACGGCTGA
- a CDS encoding alkene reductase, with protein sequence MTDTASPLFTPLRLGAIALANRIVMAPLTRNRAEGEGRIPSPLAAEYYGQRASAGLIVAEATQISPMGQGYKDTPGIYSDAQVAAWKTITDEVHRRGGKIVLQLWHVGRISHVSLLPDGAAPVAPSALRADAKTFTAEGFTAVSAPRALRLDEIPGVIEDYRRAARNAIAAGFDGVEVHAANGYLIDQFLRDGSNHRDDAYGGSIENRTRLLFEVVQAVAQEIGADRTGVRLSPVTPANDARDSDPQPLFERAVERLDPLGLAFLHVIEGATGGPRDNIAFDYAALRAKFHGPWLVNNGYDKALAEDAVASGRADAVAFGRPFIANPDLVERLRRDAPLNPLDTDTLYGGGAKGYIDYPTLD encoded by the coding sequence ATGACCGATACCGCTTCCCCGCTGTTCACGCCACTGCGCCTGGGCGCGATCGCACTGGCCAACCGCATCGTGATGGCGCCGCTGACCCGCAATCGCGCCGAAGGCGAAGGCCGCATCCCCTCGCCGCTGGCCGCCGAGTACTACGGCCAGCGCGCGAGTGCCGGCCTGATCGTCGCCGAGGCGACCCAGATCAGCCCGATGGGCCAGGGCTACAAGGACACCCCGGGGATCTACAGCGACGCGCAGGTCGCGGCCTGGAAGACGATCACCGACGAAGTGCATCGCCGCGGCGGCAAGATCGTGCTGCAGCTGTGGCACGTGGGCCGCATTTCCCACGTCAGCCTGTTGCCGGACGGCGCCGCGCCGGTGGCGCCCAGCGCGCTGCGCGCCGACGCCAAGACCTTCACCGCCGAGGGCTTCACCGCAGTGTCGGCGCCGCGCGCGCTGCGCCTGGATGAGATTCCCGGCGTGATCGAGGACTACCGCCGCGCCGCCCGCAACGCCATCGCCGCCGGTTTCGACGGCGTGGAAGTGCATGCCGCCAACGGCTACCTGATCGACCAGTTCCTGCGCGACGGCAGCAACCACCGCGACGACGCCTACGGCGGCAGCATCGAGAACCGCACCCGCCTGCTGTTCGAGGTGGTGCAGGCGGTGGCGCAGGAGATCGGCGCCGACCGCACCGGCGTGCGCCTGTCGCCGGTGACCCCGGCCAACGATGCGCGCGACAGCGACCCGCAGCCGCTGTTCGAGCGCGCGGTGGAACGCCTGGATCCGCTGGGCCTGGCCTTCCTGCACGTGATCGAGGGCGCCACCGGCGGCCCGCGCGACAACATCGCCTTCGACTATGCCGCGCTGCGCGCCAAGTTCCATGGCCCGTGGCTGGTCAACAACGGCTACGACAAGGCGCTGGCCGAAGACGCCGTGGCCTCCGGCCGCGCCGACGCGGTGGCGTTCGGCCGCCCGTTCATCGCCAACCCGGACCTGGTGGAACGGCTGCGTCGCGACGCCCCCTTGAATCCGCTCGACACCGACACGCTGTACGGTGGCGGCGCCAAGGGCTACATCGACTACCCGACGCTGGATTGA
- a CDS encoding MFS transporter, whose product MTSSATAPLSRRGYVLILFALAMGGFAIGTSEFSTMGLMPYIGRGLGIDAPHVGHLISAYALGVVVGAPLLAILGARWPRRRLLLALMGFYALGNLASALAPDYPSMLLARFVAGLPHGAYFGVATLVAASIGPSDQRGAAVSRVLLGLNLAVLVGNPLATWLGQVAQWRYAYALVAVIAVLTVVLVARLLPTDPQEARPSPLRELRAFNRTQVWLALGIGAIGFAGMFCVFSYLAPTLIDVTGVSEHWIPVAMGAFGLGGLLGNLAGGWLFDRLQFRAVPLVLLWSLAVLLAFPLAATSQWAVLPAVIAVGSMGALAPVLQTRLMDVASDAQTLAAASNHAAFNLANALGPWLGGIAIGAGLGWTSTGYVGAAMAVGGLLIYLWARQAARRGACAPAAG is encoded by the coding sequence ATGACCTCATCCGCCACGGCGCCGCTGTCGCGGCGCGGCTACGTGCTGATCCTGTTCGCGCTGGCGATGGGCGGTTTCGCGATCGGTACCAGCGAGTTCTCCACCATGGGCCTGATGCCGTACATCGGCCGTGGCCTGGGCATCGATGCGCCGCACGTCGGGCACCTGATCAGCGCCTACGCGCTGGGCGTGGTGGTCGGCGCGCCGCTGCTGGCGATCCTCGGCGCGCGCTGGCCGCGCCGGCGCCTGCTGCTGGCGCTGATGGGCTTCTATGCGCTCGGCAATCTCGCCAGCGCGCTGGCTCCGGACTATCCGAGCATGCTGCTGGCGCGGTTCGTCGCCGGCCTGCCGCATGGCGCCTACTTCGGCGTGGCGACCCTGGTGGCGGCGTCGATCGGGCCGTCCGACCAGCGTGGTGCGGCGGTCAGCCGGGTGCTGCTGGGCCTGAACCTGGCGGTGCTGGTCGGCAACCCGCTGGCGACCTGGCTCGGCCAGGTGGCGCAGTGGCGCTATGCCTACGCCCTGGTGGCGGTGATCGCGGTGCTGACGGTGGTGCTGGTGGCGCGCCTGCTGCCGACCGATCCGCAGGAAGCGCGGCCCTCGCCGTTGCGCGAACTGCGCGCGTTCAACCGCACCCAGGTGTGGCTGGCGCTGGGCATCGGCGCGATCGGCTTCGCCGGCATGTTCTGCGTCTTCAGCTATCTGGCGCCGACCTTGATCGACGTCACTGGCGTTTCCGAGCATTGGATCCCGGTGGCGATGGGCGCGTTCGGGCTGGGTGGCTTGCTCGGCAATCTGGCCGGCGGCTGGCTGTTCGACCGCCTGCAGTTCCGCGCGGTGCCGCTGGTGCTGCTGTGGTCGCTGGCGGTGCTGCTGGCGTTCCCGCTGGCGGCGACCTCGCAGTGGGCGGTGCTGCCGGCGGTGATCGCGGTCGGCAGCATGGGCGCGCTGGCGCCGGTGCTGCAGACCCGCTTGATGGACGTGGCCAGCGACGCGCAGACCCTGGCCGCGGCCTCCAACCATGCCGCGTTCAACCTGGCCAACGCGCTGGGGCCGTGGCTGGGCGGGATCGCGATCGGCGCCGGCCTGGGCTGGACGTCCACCGGCTACGTCGGCGCGGCGATGGCGGTGGGCGGCCTGCTGATCTACCTGTGGGCGCGCCAGGCGGCACGGCGCGGCGCCTGCGCGCCCGCCGCCGGCTAG
- a CDS encoding PA2169 family four-helix-bundle protein gives MSIQSKTTHSLNDLIAISRDGKDFYEEAAKKVGDAELSALFLRIAGVKSDIVSSLSAVVQSVGGKPEEHGTLVGSMQQMYGKVRATLGDTKYGYVAELEESEDRLLKAFNETIADADTPVAARDAATRLLPEVRSCHDVMRTRKHAMKNAA, from the coding sequence ATGAGCATCCAGAGCAAGACCACCCACAGCCTCAACGACCTCATCGCCATTTCCCGCGACGGCAAGGACTTCTACGAAGAAGCCGCGAAGAAGGTGGGCGACGCCGAACTGTCGGCGCTGTTCCTGCGCATCGCCGGCGTCAAGTCGGACATCGTCAGCAGCCTGAGCGCGGTGGTGCAGTCGGTCGGCGGCAAGCCGGAAGAGCACGGCACCCTGGTCGGCAGCATGCAGCAGATGTACGGCAAGGTCCGTGCGACGCTGGGCGACACCAAGTACGGCTACGTCGCCGAGCTGGAAGAGTCCGAAGACCGCCTGCTGAAGGCCTTCAACGAGACCATCGCCGACGCCGACACCCCGGTGGCCGCGCGCGACGCCGCCACCCGCCTGTTGCCGGAAGTGCGCTCCTGCCACGACGTGATGCGCACCCGCAAGCACGCGATGAAGAACGCGGCCTGA
- a CDS encoding virulence factor family protein, protein MWGCALGGLLATATAGAAPGAAAPAAPRAGAPAAPEKLSHGRFEQVPVLLPKGNAQRVVLWFAGGKHADAERMRQVEALRADGAMVAVIDSAHLQAVLAKIDGTCGFSAGDVENFSRYVQAYFHVPTYHLPLLVGDGDGAALAYAVAAQAPKHLLAGLLTEDFCPVQVLDDQICGPGITAPARALQPTALPVPWLAALDAKSRRDRCTKQSDAFVQKVAQARQFRRSASGDALPGLRAAVRSLGDRPGISLPPTPADLAGLPVVEVPAAAGTADADNGNVFAIFVSGDGGWAGLDQQVAGALAKAGIPVVGVDSLRYFWSERTPQGFATDLDRIYRHYSHLWQRGRVVLIGFSQGADVLPAAYNQLPDAMRDQVQLTALLSVGKTADYEFHVSNWISSGDDGLPIAPEVAKMPPAQTLCIYGEDDDDALCPDLPKGAVQLVKLPGDHHFQGDYATLAKQILQRIQ, encoded by the coding sequence ATGTGGGGATGTGCACTTGGCGGCCTGCTGGCCACCGCAACCGCCGGCGCGGCACCGGGCGCCGCCGCGCCCGCCGCACCGCGGGCCGGCGCACCGGCGGCGCCGGAAAAACTCAGCCACGGCCGCTTCGAGCAGGTGCCGGTGCTGTTGCCCAAGGGCAACGCGCAGCGCGTGGTGCTGTGGTTCGCCGGCGGCAAGCACGCCGACGCCGAGCGCATGCGCCAGGTCGAGGCGCTGCGCGCCGACGGTGCGATGGTCGCAGTGATCGACAGCGCGCACCTGCAGGCGGTGCTGGCCAAGATCGACGGCACCTGCGGTTTCTCCGCCGGCGACGTGGAGAATTTCTCGCGCTACGTGCAGGCCTATTTCCACGTGCCGACCTATCACCTGCCGCTGCTGGTCGGCGACGGCGACGGCGCCGCGCTGGCCTATGCGGTCGCCGCTCAGGCGCCCAAGCACCTGCTGGCGGGCCTGCTGACCGAGGATTTCTGCCCGGTGCAGGTGCTCGACGACCAGATCTGCGGCCCCGGCATCACCGCGCCGGCGCGCGCGCTGCAGCCGACCGCGCTGCCGGTGCCGTGGTTGGCGGCGCTGGACGCCAAGTCCCGGCGCGACCGCTGCACCAAGCAGAGCGATGCCTTCGTGCAGAAGGTGGCGCAGGCGCGGCAGTTCCGCCGCAGCGCCAGCGGCGATGCGCTCCCCGGGCTGCGCGCGGCGGTGCGTTCGCTGGGCGACCGCCCCGGGATCAGCCTGCCGCCGACCCCGGCCGACCTGGCCGGGCTGCCGGTGGTCGAAGTACCGGCAGCCGCCGGTACGGCCGACGCCGACAACGGCAACGTGTTCGCCATCTTCGTCTCCGGCGACGGCGGCTGGGCCGGGCTCGACCAGCAGGTCGCCGGTGCCCTGGCCAAGGCCGGCATCCCGGTGGTGGGCGTGGATTCGCTGCGCTACTTCTGGAGCGAGCGCACGCCGCAGGGCTTCGCCACCGACCTGGACCGGATCTACCGCCACTACAGCCACCTGTGGCAGCGCGGGCGGGTGGTGCTGATCGGCTTCTCGCAGGGCGCCGACGTGCTGCCGGCGGCCTACAACCAGTTGCCGGACGCGATGCGCGACCAGGTGCAGCTCACCGCGTTGCTGTCGGTGGGCAAGACCGCCGACTACGAGTTCCACGTGTCCAACTGGATCAGCTCCGGCGACGACGGCCTGCCGATCGCCCCGGAAGTGGCGAAGATGCCGCCGGCGCAGACCCTGTGCATCTACGGCGAGGACGACGACGACGCACTGTGCCCGGACCTGCCCAAGGGCGCGGTGCAGTTGGTCAAGCTGCCCGGCGACCATCATTTCCAGGGCGATTACGCGACGCTGGCCAAGCAGATCCTGCAGCGGATTCAGTAG